One Moorella sp. E308F DNA segment encodes these proteins:
- a CDS encoding bactofilin family protein: protein MPEVLGRKNDNVAATVDTVIGKGAKITGKLVAEGAVRIDGDFEGEVSTEGDLVVGESGQVVATVRARNLLVVGTIKGDVAATGQLEIAPTGKVEGDVQTARLIVEPGGLLQGHCQMPVPADA from the coding sequence GTGCCGGAAGTGCTGGGGAGAAAGAATGACAATGTTGCGGCAACGGTAGACACGGTCATTGGTAAGGGAGCTAAAATAACCGGGAAACTGGTGGCGGAAGGAGCCGTCCGCATCGACGGCGATTTTGAAGGTGAGGTAAGTACCGAGGGTGACCTGGTGGTCGGGGAAAGCGGCCAGGTGGTAGCCACGGTCAGGGCGCGTAACCTGCTGGTGGTAGGAACCATCAAAGGTGATGTGGCCGCCACAGGGCAACTGGAAATTGCCCCGACGGGTAAAGTAGAGGGCGACGTCCAGACGGCGCGGCTAATTGTCGAACCCGGCGGTTTGCTCCAGGGCCACTGCCAGATGCCAGTACCGGCGGATGCCTAG